In Bubalus bubalis isolate 160015118507 breed Murrah chromosome 3, NDDB_SH_1, whole genome shotgun sequence, a genomic segment contains:
- the HEATR9 gene encoding protein HEATR9, protein MAYEKSVNISDINRAMFNCPWLEYPGRTKELRRAAAPVLLPWSCHQAPKEEFPPSPECWREHPSKPNAVPYCYYKKPELYTHWYTLYDHRKEREAQKTLRKMRDHPRYLKEGTLSQKLHLPMSKLTRRSPVESKPLDPAGEPLKWQRLKELTESLKSPREDEQLYAAQALGCLGVRDKLVMDTLCQMAQAGPEKVQYEACRTLAILGCLKKRVIQTLIKKLKGQNEGQRMDTLIALRTALSSWAAVPRDQRTQVEDEEKLVLALLMLIKKSGNKAAAEAALCLGFLRPHSNVAREYLLQCLCQGPKTQQMKALTVLVKIMGVRSATVVRSILDQLSCSSVLEHRFEATQMLKAIGLEWIQAHGLEELTFDLLRRKTYNEPFFAIRQAVAETVEELKMKPMMLNLVEAQLMSSNTIARQEAVISLSVLGIRSPQVFHLVLDMLDVEKNTSVKKSLQETLIILASIDPWIQNKLKNKVLFVCEMPKTSMKVEFTRFRKEPENPEESNIQDFKLIELNPLFLTKSSAMLDQQKKLNPQKVSDTPGFLPSFSISPKHKSQGSWTQGIRKQLQIFAETPN, encoded by the exons atggcctACGAAAAATCAGTCAACATCTCTGACATCAACAGGGCGATGTTCAACTGCCCATGGCTGGAATATCCAGGAAGGACCAAAG AACTCAGAAGAGCTGCAGCTCCTGTCCTACTTCCCTGGTCCTGTCACCAG GCACCAAAGGAAGAGTTTCCCCCAAGTCCAGAGTGCTGGAGGGAGCACCCGAGCAAGCCGAATGCCGTGCCTTACTGCTACTACAAGAAGCCCGAGCTGTACACGCACTGGTATACCCTGTATGATCACCGAAAGGAACGGGAGGCCCAGAAGACGCTGCGGAAAATGAGAGATCACCCCAG GTACCTCAAGGAGGGTACCCTCAGCCAAAAGCTCCATCTTCCCATGAGCAAGCTGACTCGCAGGTCTCCGGTGGAGTCCAAGCCCTTAGACCCTGCTGGGGAGCCCCTGAAGTGGCAAAGGTTAAAG GAACTCACAGAAAGCCTGAAATCTCCCAGGGAGGATGAGCAGCTCTATGCAGCACAG GCTCTGGGGTGCCTGGGGGTCAGAGACAAGCTTGTCATGGACACACTGTGTCAGATG GCCCAAGCTGGTCCGGAGAAAGTGCAATATGAGGCCTGTCGAACCCTGGCCATCCTGG GATGCCTGAAAAAGCGTGTGATCCAAACTCTCATCAAGAAGTTGAAGGGGCAAAATGAGGGGCAGAGGATGGATACTCTGATAGCACTTCGGACAGCTCTGAGTTCCTGGGCTGCTGTCCCCAGAGATCAG AGGACTCAGGTGGAGGATGAAGAGAAGCTGGTGCTGGCGCTGCTGATGCTGATAAAGAAGTCAGGGAACAaggcggcggcggaggcggcCCTGTGCTTGGGGTTCCTGAGGCCCCACAGCAATGTGGCCCGAGAGTACTTGCTGCAATGCCTGTGTCAAGGGCCGAAGACCCAGCAGATGAAG GCACTCACCGTGCTGGTCAAGATAATGGGCGTGCGCTCAGCCACAGTTGTCAGGAGCATCCTGGACCAGCTGTCCTGTTCCAGCGTCCTGGAG CACCGTTTTGAAGCTACGCAGATGCTCAAGGCCATAGGGCTGGAATGGATCCAGGCACATGGTCTGGAAGAACTCACATTTGACCTACTCAGGAGAAAGACATATAATGAACCCTTCTTC GCTATAAGGCAGGCTGTTGCTGAAACTGTGGAAGAGCTCAAGATGAAACCGATGATGTTGAACTTGGTGGAGGC GCAGCTGATGAGCTCAAATACCATAGCACGCCAAGAAGCAGTCATCTCTCTG AGTGTCCTGGGGATCCGCAGCCCACAGGTGTTCCACTTGGTCCTGGACATGCTGGATGTGGAGAAGAACACGTCTGTGAAGAAGAGT CTACAAGAAACATTAATTATTTTGGCCTCCATCGATCCCTGGATCCAAAACAAGCTAAAGAACAAGGTTCTCTTTGTATGTGAGATGCCAAAGACCAGCATGAAGGTGGAGTTCACAAGGTTCCGGAAAGAGCCAGAGAACCCTGAAGAGTCAAATATCCAAGACTTTAAACTTATAGAGCTGAACCCCTTGTTTCTTACAAAGTCCAGTGCCATGTTAGACCAACAGAAAAAGCTAAACCCCCAGAAAGTGTCTGATACCCCTGGCTTCCTACCCTCTTTCTCTATATCCCCCAAACACAAGTCACAGGGGTCCTGGACACAAGGGATCAGAAAACAGCTCCAGATCTTTGCTGAGACCCCCAACTAG
- the CCL5 gene encoding C-C motif chemokine 5 isoform X1 yields MISAAVCGCYLETPQAGAPRPPACLPIKGCLAPCKGPAGAAEDQHADRPASAHSYHEGLRRCPRCPPDGGRPLRSCVCLPIFITRKNRQVCANPEKKWVREYINALELS; encoded by the exons ATGATATCAGCAGCAGTGTGTGGCTGCTATTTGGAAACTCCCCAAGCGGGGGCGCCCCGTCCGCCGGCCTGCCTCCCTATAAAGGGCTGCCTGGCACCCTGTAAAGGGCCAGCCGGAGCTGCAGAGGATCAGCACGCGGATCGCCCAGCCTCTGCCCACAGCTACCATGAAGGTCTCCGCCGCTGCCCTCGCTGTCCTCCTGACGGTGGCCGCCCTCTGCGCTCCTGCGTCTGCCTCCCCAT CTTTATCACCAGGAAGAACCGCCAGGTGTGCGCCAACCCAGAGAAGAAGTGGGTGCGAGAGTACATCAACGCTTTGGAGTTGAGCTAG
- the CCL5 gene encoding C-C motif chemokine 5 isoform X2, translating to MKVSAAALAVLLTVAALCAPASASPYASDTTPCCFAYISRPLPRTHVQEYFYTSSKCSMAAVVFITRKNRQVCANPEKKWVREYINALELS from the exons ATGAAGGTCTCCGCCGCTGCCCTCGCTGTCCTCCTGACGGTGGCCGCCCTCTGCGCTCCTGCGTCTGCCTCCCCAT atGCCTCAGACACCACGCCCTGCTGCTTTGCCTACATCTCCCGCCCGCTGCCCCGCACCCACGTCCAGGAGTATTTCTACACCAGCAGCAAGTGCTCCATGGCAGCAGTTGT CTTTATCACCAGGAAGAACCGCCAGGTGTGCGCCAACCCAGAGAAGAAGTGGGTGCGAGAGTACATCAACGCTTTGGAGTTGAGCTAG